A genomic segment from Malus domestica chromosome 05, GDT2T_hap1 encodes:
- the LOC114824973 gene encoding BTB/POZ domain and ankyrin repeat-containing protein NPR1, whose amino-acid sequence MAYSAEPSSSLSFTSSSPLSNGSICHNVSCSGSESVPNLEVISLSKLSSSLEQLLVDPGCDFSDADIIVEGIPVGVHRCILASRSRFFRELFKREKGSSGKGGRPKYSMSDLLPYGDVGYEAFLVFLSYVYTGKLKPSPMEVSTCVHNVCAHDACRPAINFVVELMYAASVFQMPDLVSIFERRLLNFVGKALPDNVIPILVVAFHCQLNQLIAQCIERVARSDIDDISIEKGLPDEVVKKIKVLRRKPQEDCVSNLPPVDPLHEKRIRRIHKALDSDDVELVKLLLTESNITLDEANALHYAAAYCDPKVVTEVLDLGLADVNLRNSRGYTVLHIAVMRKEPSIIVLLLTKGARASELTSDGQSAVSICRRLTRPKDYHSKTEQGQEANKDRICIDVLEREMRRNPMAGDTSISSQIMPDDLHMELLNLENRVAIARLLFPAEAKLAMVVAHTEATPEFPKPSSSKGSSGNLMEVDLNETPTMQNKRLHSRLEALMKTVRLGRCYFPHCSEVLDKFIVDDLPELFFLESGSSDEQKVKRRRFMELKEEVQKAFTKDKAELSLSGLSSSSSSSSPRKFGTNQKVRKL is encoded by the exons ATGGCTTATTCAGCTGAACCATCATCCTCTTTGAGCTTTACTTCCTCATCCCCTTTGTCAAATGGTTCGATATGCCACAACGTATCGTGCTCGGGCTCCGAATCGGTGCCAAATCTTGAAGTAATCAGTTTGTCCAAGCTTAGTTCCAGTTTGGAGCAGCTGTTGGTTGATCCTGGATGCGATTTTAGTGATGCTGATATCATCGTTGAGGGGATTCCTGTTGGTGTTCACCGATGTATATTGGCTTCGAGGAGTAGGTTTTTTCGCGAGCTATTCAAGCGAGAAAAGGGGTCTTCTGGGAAGGGAGGCAGGCCAAAGTACTCTATGAGCGATTTGCTGCCTTACGGGGATGTTGGATACGAAGCCTTCTTGGTTTTCTTAAGCTATGTGTATACCGGAAAGCTTAAGCCTTCTCCAATGGAGGTGTCAACGTGCGTTCACAATGTATGTGCCCATGACGCTTGTAGACCTGCTATTAATTTCGTTGTGGAATTGATGTACGCCGCTTCCGTTTTCCAAATGCCCGATCTGGTTTCGATATTCGAG CGGCGCCTTCTTAATTTTGTTGGGAAAGCTCTGCCGGACAATGTTATCCCGATTCTCGTGGTTGCTTTCCATTGCCAGTTGAATCAGCTCATCGCTCAGTGTATAGAGAGAGTGGCTCGATCGGATATTGATGATATCTCGATTGAGAAGGGACTTCCTGATGAGGTTGTGAAGAAAATCAAAGTTCTTCGCCGCAAACCTCAGGAGGACTGTGTCTCAAACTTGCCGCCTGTGGATCCCTTGCATGAAAAGAGAATCCGGAGAATACATAAGGCTTTGGACTCGGATGATGTTGAACTTGTGAAACTTCTTTTGACGGAGTCTAATATAACCCTAGACGAAGCAAATGCTCTTCATTATGCTGCAGCTTACTGCGATCCTAAGGTTGTGACTGAAGTGCTTGATCTGGGTCTCGCTGATGTTAACCTCCGGAATTCTCGTGGTTATACAGTGCTTCACATTGCTGTCATGCGCAAAGAGCCATCAATTATCGTATTGCTTCTCACTAAAGGAGCTCGTGCGTCGGAGCTAACATCAGATGGTCAGAGTGCTGTTAGTATTTGCCGGAGGTTGACAAGACCAAAGGATTACCATTCAAAAACAGAGCAGGGGCAAGAAGCAAACAAAGACCGAATATGCATTGATGTTCTAGAGAGGGAAATGCGGCGGAATCCCATGGCTGGAGATACATCTATATCTTCCCAAATAATGCCTGATGATCTGCACATGGAGTTGCTGAACCTGGAGAACAGAG TGGCAATTGCGCGATTGTTATTTCCTGCGGAGGCCAAGCTAGCCATGGTCGTTGCCCATACAGAGGCAACGCCCGAGTTTCCTAAGCCATCGTCATCGAAAGGCTCAAGTGGGAATCTGATGGAGGTTGATTTAAATGAGACCCCCACAATGCAGAACAAAAGACTCCACTCTAGGTTGGAAGCCCTTATGAAAACCG TCCGTTTGGGTAGATGCTATTTCCCTCACTGCTCGGAAGTCCTGGATAAGTTCATCGTCGACGACCTTCCTGAATTGTTTTTCCTCGAGTCCGGCTCCTCTGATGAGCAGAAGGTAAAGAGGAGGCGTTTCATGGAGCTGAAGGAGGAAGTACAAAAGGCATTTACCAAAGACAAGGCTGAGTTGAGCCTCTCCGGGTtgtcttcatcatcctcctcgtCATCTCCCAGAAAATTTGGCACAAATCAGAAGGTTAGGAAATTGTGA
- the LOC103435227 gene encoding BTB/POZ domain and ankyrin repeat-containing protein NPR1: MANSSDPSSCLSFTSSPHISNASITPNSSASDPPPTPDLLTNLSSNLGRLLADSGGDYSDAEITVEGVPVAVHRCILASRSEFFAELFRRENGDSEQEGKPKYCMSDLLPFGHVGYEAFLVFLSFVYTAKVRDFPVEVSSCVHNVCGHEACRPAIEFSLELMCASSVFGMPDLVSILQRQLIDFVLKALADDVIPILVVAFHCQLSQLIDQCIERVAHSDLDSISLEKALPDEVVEKIKILRRNSQHCCDPNMPAVDPLREKRIRRIHKALDSDDVELMKLLLTESDVTLDEANALHYAAAYCDPKVVAEVLGLGLADVNLRDSRGYTVLHIAVKRKEPSIIILLLSNGARASEPTLEGESAVSICRRLTRQKDYHTKTERGQEANKDRICIDVLEREMQRNPMAGEASISSQITPNDLHMRLLKLENRVAFARLLFPAEAKLAMAISQADTTPEFAGISSLKGSSGNLMEVDLNETPTVQNKRLLSRLESLVKTVSMGRHYFPHCSEVLDKFLQVDLPDLCVLETGTTDEQKIKRQRFLELKEEVQKAFDKDKADKNLSGLSSSSSSLPPKKVGRKSKG; encoded by the exons ATGGCTAATTCATCCGACCCATCTTCCTGCTTGAGCTTCACCTCCTCTCCCCACATATCCAACGCCTCCATAACCCCCAACTCCTCCGCCTCCGACCCGCCGCCCACCCCCGACTTACTCACCAACCTCAGCTCCAATTTGGGCCGGCTACTGGCCGACTCCGGCGGCGACTACAGCGACGCCGAAATCACCGTCGAGGGCGTTCCGGTTGCTGTCCACCGATGTATTTTGGCTTCGAGGAGCGAGTTTTTCGCGGAGTTATTCAGGCGGGAAAATGGGGATTCCGAACAAGAAGGAAAGCCCAAGTATTGTATGAGTGATTTGCTGCCTTTTGGGCATGTGGGTTACGAAGCGTTTCTGGTTTTCTTGAGCTTTGTGTATACGGCAAAGGTGAGGGATTTTCCGGTCGAGGTTTCGAGCTGCGTTCACAATGTGTGCGGCCATGAAGCTTGTCGACCCGCCATTGAATTTTCTTTGGAGTTGATGTGTGCTTCTTCGGTTTTCGGAATGCCGGATCTGGTTTCCATATTGCAG CGACAGCTTATCGATTTTGTACTGAAAGCTCTGGCGGATGATGTTATCCCAATCCTCGTGGTTGCGTTTCATTGTCAGTTAAGTCAGCTCATTGATCAGTGTATAGAGAGAGTGGCACACTCAGATCTTGATAGTATATCTCTAGAGAAAGCACTTCCTGATGAGGTTGTGGAGAAGATTAAAATTCTTCGCCGCAATTCTCAGCACTGCTGCGACCCAAACATGCCAGCCGTGGACCCCTTGCGTGAGAAGAGAATCAGGAGAATACATAAGGCACTGGACTCAGATGATGTTGAACTTATGAAACTTCTTTTAACCGAGTCTGATGTAACCTTAGACGAAGCCAATGCGCTTCATTATGCTGCTGCTTACTGCGATCCTAAGGTTGTGGCTGAAGTGCTTGGCCTGGGTCTGGCTGATGTTAACCTCCGGGATTCCCGGGGTTATACAGTGCTTCACATTGCTGTGAAGCGGAAAGAGCCATCAATTATAATATTGCTTTTGTCTAATGGTGCTCGTGCATCAGAGCCGACTTTAGAAGGTGAGAGTGCTGTTAGTATTTGCCGGAGGTTGACAAGGCAAAAGGATTATCATACAAAAACTGAGCGGGGGCAAGAAGCAAACAAAGACCGGATTTGCATTGatgttctagagagagagatgcagagGAATCCAATGGCTGGAGAGGCATCTATATCTTCCCAAATAACGCCCAATGATCTGCACATGAGACTGCTGAAACTGGAGAATCGAG TGGCATTTGCCAGATTGTTATTCCCTGCTGAAGCCAAGCTAGCCATGGCCATTTCACAGGCAGACACAACGCCTGAGTTTGCCGGGATCTCTTCCTTGAAAGGATCTAGTGGGAATTTGATGGAGGTTGATTTGAACGAGACTCCCACTGTGCAGAACAAAAGACTCCTTTCTAGGTTGGAATCCCTTGTGAAAACAG TCAGTATGGGTAGACACTATTTTCCGCATTGCTCGGAAGTCCTCGATAAGTTCCTTCAGGTCGACCTTCCTGATTTGTGTGTCCTCGAGACGGGCACCACTGACGAGCAGAAAATAAAGAGGCAGCGTTTCTTGGAGCTCAAGGAAGAAGTACAAAAGGCATTTGACAAGGACAAAGCTGATAAGAACCTCTCCGGGCTGTCTTCGTCATCCTCCTCACTTCCTCCGAAAAAAGTTGGGCGCAAGTCCAAAGGTTAG